The Sphingomonas sp. NBWT7 nucleotide sequence CGCCCGATCGCCTTCTCAGCAATCGTCCTCGCTGCCACCGTCATCTTCCGGAAGTGATCAACGAACCCTGACCCTAAGAATGGTTTACGTCGCCAAGCACTCCGCGATCAACGTCGCTTCTTGAGCGCGCCAGCACGCTGCCGGCGGATCGACGACGGTTAGATTTTTGCCGGAAACATCCGTACGCTGCTTCCCCGCCAAGATGGCTTCAGCCACCGCAGGCGAGAGGAAGGCCATCCGAACGACACGCGTTACGTAGGTGGCACTCACCTTCTCGCGCTGCGCCAAACGCGTGATGTCGAGTTCGCCTTGCCGCAGCTCGCCCCACCAGCGGCGGGCGCGCATCAACAGGCGGACAAGAGCGGGATCAGGAATGGCGACCGGCCGCGCGATGTCATCGATCAATCGTATCGAGCCGCCCAAGCGCGTCAGGCGAACAGATCGATTGATTTTGACCATGCGGCGGGAAGAAAGAGGGTGTCCCACATTAAGCAACAAAGCGATCTTTTCGGCGCAGCAGATGATCGTAACGCTCCCTTCGGCAACGCGAACCTCTTGGACGACAGCGAGCGCGTCTTGACGACGTTGACGTTGCCGAGCCGCAAGCTCGGCACACCGGTGGCGAAGATCATCGTAGCGATTGAGCGACACCGATAGCCGCGTCTCGCCGAGCAGCTTTACGGGATCATCGAACAGGCGTGCGACCTCCTCAACAACGAGCCGCTCGATTTCACGCGCTGGAAGTCGAACGCCTGTATCGCTGCGCTTCAGATGCAGCTTGCGGCTCACATAATAATAATAGCGCGTCACCTTGGTACCGGACGAGGTAGACCGCGTCTTCGTCGTATGCGTTGGTATCAACGGCTCGCCGACACTACCGAAAATTTTGCCTGCTAAAAGCGCCACGCGCGGTTCGCGTTTGCGTGTGGCTCCCTGTTTGTTGGTCTCAAGCAATGTCTGCGCACGCTCGAAGGCTGCGAGATCGATGATCGCCGGATGGTTACCTGGGTAACGCTTGTCGCGGTGCGCAATGTATCCCGCATAGGTGACGCGCTTAAGCATCAGATAAAGGGTACTGCGCGCGAAGGGCACGTTGCCGATCGCGCGCCCGGTCGCCGTCACCCGGCCTGGCACGGTGATGCTTTGCGCGAGCAGTTCAGCTTCGAGCTGTCGAACGCTGCCAAGCGCCAGATACCGATCGAAGACATGCCGCACCAACGCCGCATGCTCCTCGACGATAGCGAGCGTGCGGCCGTCGGGTTTATAGCCGAGCGGCGCGACACCGCCCATCCACATCCCTCTGGCCTTTGAGGCAGCAAGCTTGTCCCGAATTCGTTCGGCGGTAACCTCGCGCTCGAATTGCGCAAACGACAGCAGCATGTTGAGCGTGAGCCGCCCCATGCTGCTGGTTGTGTTGAGCGCCTGCGTGATGCTGACGAAGCTCGCGTTCGCCTGCTCGAACGCCTCGACCAGCTTGGCGAAATCGAACAGCGAGCGACTGAGGCGATCGACCTTATAAACGACGATTGTATCGACGTGTCCGGCGGCGACATCGACAAGCAGACGCCGCAGTGCTGGTCGCTCGAGCGTACCGCCCGAGACGCCACCGTCGTCGTACGGCTCGGCGATCTCCAGCCAGCCTTGCGATGCCTGACTGCGGATATAGGCCGCGCATGCTTCGCGCTGCGCATCGAGGCTGTTGAAATCCTGCTCGAGCCCCTCGTCACTCGATTTGCGCGTGTAGATCGCGCAGCGCACCGGCGTCATGCCGCCACCTTATTCTTAAGGCCGAAGAACGCCGGCCCCGACCATCGCGTGCCGGTGATCTCCCGCGCAACCTCGCTCAGCGATCGCCAGGATCGGCCATCCCAATGCACGGTCTGATCTTCACCGATGGTGACGATATGCGTACGCCCACGCCATGTTCGCGCAAGCCGACGCACCCCCGGCGCTACCGATCGTCCATCCGCGCATGCAATCTGATCAAGCATGCGCCCCGTGTTGTCGCTCACGACACCTGCTGCTTTGGCCTGGATCTCCCAGGCAAGCGCAAGCCGCAGCAGCTTTGGGCTGATGCGCGGGACGATACTGCCGGTCACCTCGATCCAGCGGGCATGCAGCGCCAGCCCGTTCATTGCCTCGAGCGCTGCGAGCTCCTCCTCGAGCGGCGTCATTGCGCGATGATCCGGTAGAAGGTTGGACCGCCCGGCTGCTTCGCCTTGGCAAGATGATGGCCTTTCTTGCGCAAGCTGGTGAGCGCGGCTCGCGTTGTGTGCGGCAACCAACCGGTTGCTTGCGCCAAGTCGGTGAGTGTCGCGCCTTCCTCGCGCAGCAGCAGCGCAATAACCTGCGCCGCCTTCGTTGCCGGCTGCGCTACACGCGCGGTATGCTCGACCTCCACCTCATGCGCCTTTACGTTGATCGCGGCGCATCCTTCTGGCGTGATGAAGACACCATAGCGCTCGTTGTTCTCGCTATGCGCGACCGCGCTTTGATCAGCAGTCGGCCGCGCCTTGAGCCAACCGCGTCCAAGCATCGCAGCCACGGATCGGCGGATCGTTGGCGGGTGGGTCAGATCTTCAGGTAGCGGAAACAAGCTGCCGTTCTCGCGGCGCGCTGCATGATGGAGCAGTAGCGACTGCGTCTTCGTGACGGTGGACATAAGCGCCTCCCAGTTCGGAAGCGGCACCAGCGCCGCTCCCACTGAGCAGAGCCCCATTGATCGGGTTGATCGGGGCGTCCCGGAGGCGATATCTGTCTCCCGAGTCGAACGACGGTGTCGCTCTACCCGGGCGTGAAGTCGAGTTCGTTCATCGACGATTGCGGCGCGGGGGACGTGCGCTTCAAAACGATGCCGAACGCACTTATGACGTCTGCCCGCCGCTAAGCCGCTTGGTAAACCGCCCGCTCAACCGCGCTCACCAGCGCCAGCGCCGCGGGATCGGCGAAGGGCGCAAATTGCATCATCACGACCCCGGCGCGATCGCGCGCGGGATCGATCCAGAAATAGGTGTTGGCAACGCCATCCCACATCAGGCTTCCCGCGCCGCGGCCGTCGGGTCCAGGCTCAGGGTTGAGCAGGAACCCGAGGCCAAAGCCGCTGTGCATGTCGGGATAGGCATCATAGTCGAGCGCGAACTGCGGCATGATGCTGCGCAGCGCGCCCGCGCGAAGCGGCGCGATCTGGTCGCGGGTCATTTCGGCGACCGTCCCGGGCTTCAGGATCCGTACGCCATCGAGCTCTCCGGCGTTGAGCAGCATACGGGCGAAGCGCAGGTAATCCGCCGCGGTGCCAAGCAGCCCGCCACCGCCCGACTGATACTCGGCCGCCTCACCACCGCCGATCTCGATCGGGAATGGCGACAGGGTACCATCGGTACCGCGGGCGAGCAGCGCGACGCGGCGCGCCGTCTGCGCCGCATCCATCGTGAAGCCTGTGTCGGTCATGCCGAGCGGCACGAAGATCTCCTCCGCCAGCACCTCGCCCAGCCGCCGCCCCGTCGCCGCCTCGACTGCGAGGCCGACCCAATCGGTGCTGATGCCGTATTCCCACCGCTCGCCGGGATCGAACAGCAAAGGCAAGTGCAGGCTCGCCAACGAACCCGGCGCGACCGCCCCCTGCGCGCGCGCCATGTCGGCGTTCATAAAGGCGTAGCCCAGGCCTGATGTGTGCGTCAGCAGATGCCGCAACGTGATCGGCGCCTTTGCAGGCCGAAGGCGCACGACGCCGTCATCGCCGAAACCATCGATAACCTGCGGGTCGGCTAGCCCTGGAAGAACCGATCCGATCGGCGCTTCGAGCGACAGCGCGCCACGCTCGACCAATTGCATCGCCGCCACGGAGACGATCGCTTTGGTCATCGAGGCCAGCTGGAAGATCGCATCCGGTGTCATCGCGGCCCCGCTCGCCGGATCACGCAGACCGCTTGCCGCTGCATCGAGCGTTCCGGCCCGGTTGCCGACCATCGCCACGGCACCCGCGATCTTGCCGGACGCGACGGCGGCATCGAGCGCCTGCTGGATCGTCATTGTCACCCTCCCCTATCTTCTTCTGCAAATTTGGCCTGCGTCGCATGATCGACGCAAGATTGTACGCGCTTACCGGCAGCCCGCTTTTAAATACCACCGCTCCGCTAGCGAATGGCCAGGTTTGGAAGGAAAGCGGACTTTCGCGGGAGCGCATGATCAAGAAGCCAAACTCATCATCTGCTCTAGTACCGCGCCATCTTACGCACCGAGCAACGTCGATCACCCCGCAATGCGCAGTGTTATTCTATGCAACGCTGGCCGGGTTGCAGCGCTTAGGCCGCCATCGCAGTGTCAACCTTGGCTTGACCAGCGGCGTTATGACAAACTTACGGACACGGCCTACTACCGTGCCAGGGTAGAACGAGCATGTGTGATACGCCGCGTTGAAAACACGCGGTTTCCCCTCAATTGCTAATCGAGAGTTGAGCGCAGAGCTGAGTTGGAAATTTCTCTTCTGCGCTCAAAGGCGGACTCAAAATCTAAAAAATGAAATCGCTCTCTGACAAATTCGGGGATCCAGTCAGTTCAACATATTGGCTCGTGAAGACGTCCGGACTGTCAGAGATAACCACAAAGTAAGACTGGCTTCCTGTGTAGATGAAGACGTTATCCATAGTGATATTCAGCGCGCTAAAATCAATTTTATCGACCCCGCCTTCAAAGTCGTCAATGATACCGTTCCTGGGAAGGTTTTCAGCGTCGAAAACGAAGGTATCGACGCCCTTATCACCAGTGAAACGGCCGAACCCATAGATCGTGTCGTTCCCCTCACCACCGCGCAAAATGCCGCCGTCGGTGCTGCCGAAGAGTTGATCGTCTCCCTGACCGCCATTTAGATACCAGACCCCGGCGTTGCCGGTGTGACTTAAGGTGTCGTTCCCGGATGTTCCCAACTCGAAGCCGTCGTAACGCTTTTCGTAGGTGCCGTCGTACGAAAAAATATCGCCTCGTTCGGACGAGAACATGATGCCTTCATCGTCAAAATAGCTGTTCCCGTAAGACTCAGCATTGCTGCGATCATAGGTCGATAGGCGCATTGCTAGCTGCTGAGGATTCCGGGTCAGGTTAGCATTACCATTACCGACTTCTGAAGCGTTGAAGTAGAGCTCATAAGCGGCGGTCATGCCCATCAACTCGACGCGGTCATATCCTGCACCAAGGTTCACCGTATCTGGACCGATGTCGGAAAACGGCGGGGCGTCCGTGATGCCGTTGAAGATAACCAGATCGTCGCCCAACCCGCCACTTATGTTATCGGCACCAGCGCCGCCGTAGAACGTGTCCATCCCGGCGCCACCGATCAGACGATCGTTCCCTGCGCCGCCGACCAAGGTGTCGTCACCGGACCCACCAATCAGGCGGTCGTTGCCCTGCCCACCATTCATGTAATAGCTGATCGTCTCGCCGGTGTGATCGAACACGTCGGCGCGCGACGTCCCAAGCTGGACAGCCTGGCTCCGGAATAGGGTTTCCTCACCGGTGACCAGATCGACAACGTCAAAGAACGTTTTTGGGGTAGCCGTAGTAAAGGTCACGCCTTCGTCGTCGAAACGGCTGACCGGCCCCGTCGGAACGTCCATTCCTGCTTCAGCCTGCAGCCGCACGGCAAGGTTGCCGTCCTGATTAGCGAGTTGCCCGCTGTCGGTGGCGACGCCATTCCCGACTTCACTGCCGGTGAAGGTGAGCCGGATCCTCCTCGTGTCGATAGCGGAGACTACAACAATATCGTTGCCGGCTCCCAGATTGACGATGTCTGAGCCATCCGTGTCGACATTGAAGATCGCAACGTCATCACCGGCGCCACCGCTGAGGAAGTCGTTCCCAGCGCCTCCAATAAGGCTGTCATTCCCGGCGCCGCCGATCAGCCGATCATTTCCTACACCGCCGACCAGGAAGTCGTTTCCAGCGCCGCCGGTGATATTGTCGTTACCGCGACCACCGTTGATGTAGACGTTCCGCGCTTCGGTACCCTCGTTGTAGACGTCGGCGGCCGACGTGCCGAGCCGTACGATCGAGAACTGATCACCACGCTGAGTACCGTTCAGATCGCGAACGTCGAAGGTGAATGTGCCATCCGAGACGAAGCTGATGCCTTCGTCGTCAAAACGCGCTGTCTGGCCGGTAACCTGACCATCGGCACCTTCGGCCTGCACGCGGACCGCCAGCAAGCCGTCCTGGCCTGGCAAGGTCTTGGAGTCGTTCGCGCTGCCGTTGCCGACTTCAGCGCTCGTGAACGTCAGTCGGACCTGGCTGTAAGTCGTCGTCTGGTTGCGAAAACGCACCACGTCGTAGCCCGCGCCGAGATCGCGCATGATCCCGCTTGCGAAGGCAAGATCATATTCGACCTGCTCATCATCAGACACCTTGATAGCAAAACCCGCCACTTAATTTCCCCCACCGGCAACATGCCCCGGCGCCCGGTATCAGACATAGATCACCGCGTCCTTGGACATACGTCCCAGTTGTTGAGGCAGATCGTCCCACTTCTTTCGACAGGAGAACGCAAGCCGAGAGCGCCAACCGCCTCAAGAAGACGGCAACGCAGCGAACCAGGCCGCAGCAGAGCAGTTAAGCGTGAAATGGCGGTGATCGGATAACTAATACCCCGCCAGCTCCCTGCGAACGTCCGCTTTTGGGCGTAAGCGGAACGTCCGCTTCGCCGTCCAGCGAGGTTTATGGAAGCCCCGGAATGGGTGGCTAGCTCACACACCTGCGCACCGAGCCTTGGCACGACCTGTCCCGGGTTAACGACATACTCTAGCGGGGCGCCTGACCTAACGGAGGTGCAGCGGGACAGTAGCTCGATCCGCCGCGCAAGACACAGCGGGCTTCTACCCGGCGGCCTAGGATCGCCGGGTGTGGCGTGATCCGATCACCATCCAGGAGGCGTCGCTGGATAATAGTGCAAGACAGGCCCGAGTGATTGCTTGAGGGGATCCAGCCAATCTTCGTACGCCTGCCAGCGGCTGAGACCGCTCCGATCAATCGGGCGGCGGACCTGCGTGGTACTAGGAGTATGCACGGCGCGCTCGGTTTCGAAGTATCGCAAGCAAGCGGCATCGAACGGCAACTTGAGATAGTCCAGCAACCGTCGCACTTCGCCGTCCAAGTCTTCGACAATAGCTTCGTGGTGCACGCGATGGATTCGACCCGGTACCACCCTGTCGAAATGGGCCATCATACGCACATAATCCGCGTAGAAAGTACCGATCCCGGCCAAGTCATACGCGAAGCTGTTCCCCAAATTGTAATGTTGTGCGTAGTTGGCAAAGCCGCAGGCCATAGGATGTCGGCGCACATCAACGATCCTGGCGTTCGGCAGCGCTAGAAGGATCAGTCCCGTATAGATCCAATTGATTGGCATCTTGTCCGTAAAGAATGGCCGGTCTGTGCGACGGCGCCTCGACGTTGACGTAAGGTACCGCTCGCCGAGGGCCCGCCAAGCGTCTGCGGAGAGAGATGGTAGCACATCAAGAAAGCTGTCGGCGTCACGCCCGACCATGATCGACTGTACCACTCCGGTCAGATCCTGAAGCTCTTCAGTACCCTCGACGGACGGATGACTGGCGAGAATTTGCTCGATCAATGTCGATCCAGACCGGGGCATGCCGAGGATAAATATTGGATCAGGAGCACGCGCGCCGACCTGCGCCCGCGCCTCGAGGAACGCA carries:
- a CDS encoding recombinase family protein, with amino-acid sequence MTPVRCAIYTRKSSDEGLEQDFNSLDAQREACAAYIRSQASQGWLEIAEPYDDGGVSGGTLERPALRRLLVDVAAGHVDTIVVYKVDRLSRSLFDFAKLVEAFEQANASFVSITQALNTTSSMGRLTLNMLLSFAQFEREVTAERIRDKLAASKARGMWMGGVAPLGYKPDGRTLAIVEEHAALVRHVFDRYLALGSVRQLEAELLAQSITVPGRVTATGRAIGNVPFARSTLYLMLKRVTYAGYIAHRDKRYPGNHPAIIDLAAFERAQTLLETNKQGATRKREPRVALLAGKIFGSVGEPLIPTHTTKTRSTSSGTKVTRYYYYVSRKLHLKRSDTGVRLPAREIERLVVEEVARLFDDPVKLLGETRLSVSLNRYDDLRHRCAELAARQRQRRQDALAVVQEVRVAEGSVTIICCAEKIALLLNVGHPLSSRRMVKINRSVRLTRLGGSIRLIDDIARPVAIPDPALVRLLMRARRWWGELRQGELDITRLAQREKVSATYVTRVVRMAFLSPAVAEAILAGKQRTDVSGKNLTVVDPPAACWRAQEATLIAECLAT
- a CDS encoding DUF2924 domain-containing protein: MTPLEEELAALEAMNGLALHARWIEVTGSIVPRISPKLLRLALAWEIQAKAAGVVSDNTGRMLDQIACADGRSVAPGVRRLARTWRGRTHIVTIGEDQTVHWDGRSWRSLSEVAREITGTRWSGPAFFGLKNKVAA
- a CDS encoding DUF3489 domain-containing protein → MGAALVPLPNWEALMSTVTKTQSLLLHHAARRENGSLFPLPEDLTHPPTIRRSVAAMLGRGWLKARPTADQSAVAHSENNERYGVFITPEGCAAINVKAHEVEVEHTARVAQPATKAAQVIALLLREEGATLTDLAQATGWLPHTTRAALTSLRKKGHHLAKAKQPGGPTFYRIIAQ
- a CDS encoding serine hydrolase, coding for MTIQQALDAAVASGKIAGAVAMVGNRAGTLDAAASGLRDPASGAAMTPDAIFQLASMTKAIVSVAAMQLVERGALSLEAPIGSVLPGLADPQVIDGFGDDGVVRLRPAKAPITLRHLLTHTSGLGYAFMNADMARAQGAVAPGSLASLHLPLLFDPGERWEYGISTDWVGLAVEAATGRRLGEVLAEEIFVPLGMTDTGFTMDAAQTARRVALLARGTDGTLSPFPIEIGGGEAAEYQSGGGGLLGTAADYLRFARMLLNAGELDGVRILKPGTVAEMTRDQIAPLRAGALRSIMPQFALDYDAYPDMHSGFGLGFLLNPEPGPDGRGAGSLMWDGVANTYFWIDPARDRAGVVMMQFAPFADPAALALVSAVERAVYQAA
- a CDS encoding calcium-binding protein, giving the protein MAGFAIKVSDDEQVEYDLAFASGIMRDLGAGYDVVRFRNQTTTYSQVRLTFTSAEVGNGSANDSKTLPGQDGLLAVRVQAEGADGQVTGQTARFDDEGISFVSDGTFTFDVRDLNGTQRGDQFSIVRLGTSAADVYNEGTEARNVYINGGRGNDNITGGAGNDFLVGGVGNDRLIGGAGNDSLIGGAGNDFLSGGAGDDVAIFNVDTDGSDIVNLGAGNDIVVVSAIDTRRIRLTFTGSEVGNGVATDSGQLANQDGNLAVRLQAEAGMDVPTGPVSRFDDEGVTFTTATPKTFFDVVDLVTGEETLFRSQAVQLGTSRADVFDHTGETISYYMNGGQGNDRLIGGSGDDTLVGGAGNDRLIGGAGMDTFYGGAGADNISGGLGDDLVIFNGITDAPPFSDIGPDTVNLGAGYDRVELMGMTAAYELYFNASEVGNGNANLTRNPQQLAMRLSTYDRSNAESYGNSYFDDEGIMFSSERGDIFSYDGTYEKRYDGFELGTSGNDTLSHTGNAGVWYLNGGQGDDQLFGSTDGGILRGGEGNDTIYGFGRFTGDKGVDTFVFDAENLPRNGIIDDFEGGVDKIDFSALNITMDNVFIYTGSQSYFVVISDSPDVFTSQYVELTGSPNLSESDFIF